The window AATTGTCTTATCTCGCCGATTGTTTGAGTTGTTTCTTCAAAATTTCCCATATTGCCCCTCCTTTCACTATATAATTATAGACAAGGGCACAATAATAGGTTTTTGTATAAACATATGTCGAGAGAACACACCGAATATCATATATTAAAAGTAATAAAAAGCAGTAGGGGGAATTTTTGTAGGGGAAAAATAGTAGGGGAAAATAAATAGGGGAATTTTTAGCTGTTTTTGCGCATATTTTGCACATAGACACACTTAGTTTGCTCTACATAGTCTTAAATTATATCTGCTATGTGAAAGGAGATCATACAAATGACTTTTAAAGTAGCACTAATGGAATGGTGCATATGTGACAGCTGTGGTGAAATAATGAGCCTTATGGATCACTGGAATCAAGATGGCATATGTATAAAGTGTTTTGGAGCATGGATTGATGAGATGGACCCATTAACAAAAAAATCTGAGCGCAAGTGAGGTCGCTGTAAACTACATTAACGAGCCAGTGAAAGGTGTAATCAATTTCTATAAGTAGTAGTCACACATTATTTCTCCTTGGCGTGCAGTTAAAACAAGGCAGTATAAAAAACATTAAAATTACAGGAGATGATTGAATGTACCAAAAAAAGAGAATCTAAAGTCAAGTTGCTACTACAGATGATTAAAGAACAGACGAAAAGAAGCAAAGAAAAAAGACTAATTAAGATGAAATTAGCCGGAGAAGAACTTGAGAGAGATGAAATCAAGTATAAACTAAGTGAGTTAAAGCTAAATAATGTTAGAAATACTATGTATGACCTAGAGCAATCCAAGTTCTCACGCTTCAATGCTCTAGATCTAGATGTTATTAACTCTATAGATGAACGGCTTGAAGATCTTCGTAAAGAAGAACGTCAAATTGTCAAATATAGATTGCAAGCTTAAAAATAAGCATAACTACAGGTGAACAAAGTTCTAAGTTGTAGTTATGCTTTTATTATGTCTCCGAATTGGGTATTCTATGTATAGTTTTGTACATAATATGCTTAAGAGGTGAGCTAATATGGATTACAGAACACATATTATTGGTGGTATTGCCTTAGCGTATGGAGCACATCAACTAATACAAATAGATCCACAGCAAGTTGTTATATTTTACGGATGTTGCACTTTAGGAAGCATTCTTCCGGACATTGATCATCCAGAGGCATTTATATCGAAATTTATTCCACTCCTACCATATGCTCTTTATAATTCAGTTGGGCATAGGACTTTAACTCATGGCATACTATTTACAGCGATTATATTTTTGCTGGTTGCTTTTATTAATATAGTTGCTGGAGTAGGAATAGCGCTCGGCATTCTAAGCCACATCGCACTAGATATGCTTAGTCCTTATGGTGTTGCATTCTTATATCCATTTAATAAAGAAAGAATTAAAATTATACGCCACTAGATATATTATGGTACTAATAGGGTACTTAGATTTTTCTATCTTTAAAAGCTTTGTAAAATAAATAGAATTAATACAATAAAAATACTATAAATAAGGAAATAACACATCAAATTACATTGCGGTCACTCACGAAGAGTAGTATCTCTTAAATCTTTATGGGTCTCTTAAAGATCTATAAAAAGGGTAAATATATAATATTGACATGTGACATGACAGGTGTTAATATTTGTGTAGGTGTTATCTTGTTTTAAGGAGGAATAGATATGCATGATAAAAAAGAATGGACATTATATGTAAAAAAGTTTACAAACAGGTATCTGATTAATGGACTCAGTGGTATGGCATTAGGGTTATTTTCTACGTTGTTGATAGGGCTTATTCTTAAACAAATAGGATCCTTTATGCCTAATTTGTGGTTTGGACAATTTTTAATGACACTCGGGCAGATAGCTGCTGTACTTACAGGAGTCGGTATTGCAGTAGGTGTTGCTCATAATTTAGGAGCGAGTAAACTTGTGCTTTACTCAAGCGTGCTTAATGGACTTATAGGAGCATATGCTGTTAAGCTTGTAAATGGGCAGCTGATTACAGAGGGGGGGATTTTACTAAGTGGTGCAGGAGATCCTCTGGGGGCTTTTCTTGCAGCAGTGATAGGGGTAGAGATAGGAAGACTAGTAGCAGGAAAAACAAAGTTAGATATACTTATTACACCGGCTGTAACTATTATTGCTGGTAGTATAACGGGGCTTATTATTGGACCGCCAGTGTCAAGTTTCATGAATGTACTGGGAGATTTTATTAAAGTGGCTACAGAACTTCAACCTTTTTTTATGGGGATAGTCGTATCAGTCTCGATGGGGATTTTTTTAACACTGCCTATTAGTTCAGCTGCTATTAGTATGATACTTGGATTATCAGGTATTGCAGCGGGTGCGTCAACAGCTGGCTGTGCTGCCCAGATGATAGGATTTGCTGTAATGAGTTATAGAGAAAATAAAATAAATGGCTTATTAGCACAAGGGCTTGGAACATCTATGCTTCAAATGCCTAATATTATTAAAAATCCGAAGATCTGGATTCCGCCTATTCTTGCAAGTGCCATAACAGGTCCGTTGGCAACGATGGTATTTAAAATGGAAAATGTTGCGGCGGGAGCTGGTATGGGGACTTCAGGGCTTGTTGGCCCGATACTTACTTGGCAGACGATGTCACAAGCCGAGACAAGTCAAACAGTATTACTCATAAAAATATTAGCAGTATACTTTATAATACCAGCAATACTAACGCTTCTCTTTGCTTCTTTTATGAGAAAGAAGAATTGGATTAAAGACGGAGATTTAAAATTAGAAGTTTAATAAAGAATATAATTATTTATAATACCTCCATAGGCAATACTTTATACCAGAAGAAATGGTATCAGCCATTTTCATAACAAGTGATAGTCTGGTATTTTGAAGTATTACCATATTCATAAGGCTGCTGAAGTTAACAATGCCTGTAATATGAATATGGCCTATCGGAGGTAATTCTTTTTGTACACCAGCACCAGGGCGTATAGAGCCTTCGCCGATAGTTATACACCCTACATTAGACATTGCGCCTAGACAAGCGTCAATAGCTATAACAAGGGCATTAGCATGCAGCAGTTTGATATTATCTATGATATCTTCTAAATTTTTAGCATGTACTGGATTGTCTAAATCACCGTACAATGAAACTTTTTGGTATTTAAGGTCTTTAAGTTTATAACCGATTAATGGCCCTAAACTATCACCGGTAGCGCGATCCGTACCAATACATACAATAACTAACTCATGATTATGACGAGGCAACAAATGCGTTAAATAATC is drawn from Cellulosilyticum sp. I15G10I2 and contains these coding sequences:
- a CDS encoding metal-dependent hydrolase; amino-acid sequence: MDYRTHIIGGIALAYGAHQLIQIDPQQVVIFYGCCTLGSILPDIDHPEAFISKFIPLLPYALYNSVGHRTLTHGILFTAIIFLLVAFINIVAGVGIALGILSHIALDMLSPYGVAFLYPFNKERIKIIRH
- a CDS encoding PTS transporter subunit IIC, coding for MHDKKEWTLYVKKFTNRYLINGLSGMALGLFSTLLIGLILKQIGSFMPNLWFGQFLMTLGQIAAVLTGVGIAVGVAHNLGASKLVLYSSVLNGLIGAYAVKLVNGQLITEGGILLSGAGDPLGAFLAAVIGVEIGRLVAGKTKLDILITPAVTIIAGSITGLIIGPPVSSFMNVLGDFIKVATELQPFFMGIVVSVSMGIFLTLPISSAAISMILGLSGIAAGASTAGCAAQMIGFAVMSYRENKINGLLAQGLGTSMLQMPNIIKNPKIWIPPILASAITGPLATMVFKMENVAAGAGMGTSGLVGPILTWQTMSQAETSQTVLLIKILAVYFIIPAILTLLFASFMRKKNWIKDGDLKLEV
- the yyaC gene encoding spore protease YyaC, whose protein sequence is MYTELSPKVKPLYINTNDSHHFNTFCNNLQDYLTHLLPRHNHELVIVCIGTDRATGDSLGPLIGYKLKDLKYQKVSLYGDLDNPVHAKNLEDIIDNIKLLHANALVIAIDACLGAMSNVGCITIGEGSIRPGAGVQKELPPIGHIHITGIVNFSSLMNMVILQNTRLSLVMKMADTISSGIKYCLWRYYK